In Oceanobacillus sp. FSL K6-2867, one DNA window encodes the following:
- a CDS encoding YisL family protein: MTHMHITGWVLGLILFIVAIVMQKQGKAKPAKIVHMILRLVYLFILYTGIVLVLDYFSGGYQMPYPAEAATKGAAGIWLIAAMEMILVKLGKGKPAKSVWIQFWIALLIVLVLGFFRLPMGFYF, from the coding sequence ATGACACATATGCACATTACTGGATGGGTATTAGGATTAATTTTGTTCATCGTTGCAATTGTAATGCAAAAACAAGGTAAAGCAAAACCAGCGAAAATCGTACACATGATCTTACGTCTAGTTTACTTGTTTATTCTGTATACAGGTATTGTACTCGTATTGGATTATTTCAGTGGCGGCTATCAAATGCCATATCCGGCAGAAGCTGCTACAAAAGGAGCTGCAGGTATCTGGCTTATTGCCGCAATGGAAATGATTCTTGTAAAATTAGGCAAAGGAAAACCAGCAAAAAGTGTTTGGATACAATTTTGGATTGCACTTCTCATTGTACTTGTACTTGGTTTCTTCCGCTTGCCAATGGGCTTTTATTTTTAA